One Oryzomonas sagensis DNA segment encodes these proteins:
- the coaBC gene encoding bifunctional phosphopantothenoylcysteine decarboxylase/phosphopantothenate--cysteine ligase CoaBC, with amino-acid sequence MLKDTRIVLGVTGGIAAYKAVELLRLLTKAGARVHVVMTRSAQEFVTPLTFQTLSANPVHSELFNLIAEQEIGHISLADRADLFVIAPATANVIGKIAGGIADDLLTTTVMATKAQVLIAPAMNVNMYTNPIYRENEDKLRRLGYLFVAPETGTLACGWEGEGKLAAPETIFEAVVAALRPGDLEGQTVMVTAGPTREEIDPVRFISNHSSGRMGYAVARAARQRGARVILVSGPTGLAAPAGVERICVESARDMQAAVMEHVAGCAVVVKTAAVADYRPAERQGGKIKKQAAEMTLALVKNPDILAELGRLKKRPFLVGFAAETSRLEEYAARKLAEKNLDMIVANDVSLGDAGFNVDTNRALFLFRDGSRQECPLMSKDELANRILDQIAARLPAQRPR; translated from the coding sequence ATTGTACTGGGTGTTACGGGGGGCATTGCCGCGTACAAGGCGGTGGAGTTGCTGCGCCTTTTGACCAAGGCCGGCGCCCGGGTGCACGTGGTCATGACCCGCTCGGCACAGGAGTTCGTCACCCCCCTGACCTTCCAAACCCTCTCGGCCAACCCGGTGCACAGCGAGCTGTTCAACCTGATCGCCGAGCAGGAGATCGGGCACATCTCCCTGGCCGACCGGGCCGACCTGTTTGTCATTGCCCCGGCCACGGCCAACGTGATCGGCAAGATCGCGGGCGGCATCGCCGACGACCTGCTCACCACCACCGTCATGGCGACCAAGGCGCAGGTACTGATCGCCCCGGCCATGAACGTCAACATGTACACCAATCCGATCTACCGTGAAAACGAGGACAAGCTGCGCCGGCTCGGCTACCTTTTCGTGGCGCCCGAAACCGGCACCCTGGCCTGCGGTTGGGAAGGGGAGGGGAAACTGGCGGCGCCGGAGACGATCTTCGAAGCGGTGGTGGCGGCGCTCAGGCCCGGCGATCTGGAGGGGCAGACGGTCATGGTCACGGCCGGCCCGACACGGGAGGAGATCGATCCGGTCCGTTTCATCAGCAACCACTCGTCGGGCAGGATGGGCTATGCCGTGGCACGGGCGGCCCGGCAGCGCGGCGCGCGGGTGATTCTCGTGAGCGGCCCGACCGGTCTCGCCGCCCCGGCGGGCGTCGAGCGAATCTGCGTGGAAAGCGCCCGCGATATGCAGGCAGCCGTGATGGAGCATGTCGCGGGATGCGCGGTGGTCGTCAAGACCGCGGCGGTGGCCGACTATCGGCCGGCCGAGCGCCAGGGGGGCAAGATCAAGAAACAGGCGGCCGAGATGACCCTGGCGCTGGTCAAAAACCCGGATATCCTGGCGGAACTGGGACGCCTGAAGAAACGTCCCTTCCTGGTGGGCTTTGCCGCGGAGACCTCCCGCCTGGAGGAGTACGCCGCCCGAAAGCTTGCGGAAAAGAATCTGGATATGATCGTTGCCAACGACGTCAGCCTGGGGGATGCCGGTTTCAATGTGGACACCAACCGGGCGCTCTTCCTCTTCAGGGACGGTTCCCGCCAGGAGTGCCCCCTGATGTCCAAGGATGAACTGGCAAACCGCATCCTGGACCAGATCGCCGCACGTCTCCCCGCCCAGCGCCCCCGGTAG
- a CDS encoding zinc dependent phospholipase C family protein: MFPFVVLLTICGVLVPDAAHAWGGGIHLQAGLSVLSALDTLPPAIGAVLGAYPRDYLYGCIAADIIVGKKYTHYLLNCHRWRIGQKVLQAARSDGEKACAYGYLSHLAADGIAHNYFVPYKIMRSFASVTMKHTYWEMRFETFADKAVWERAREICRSDQHANDAMLRSVLTNTLFSFGTNKRIFNSIMLLSRLEKWQKVMRTLSDNSRYTLAESDRDEYMTLTEEAVFDFLRHPEESECLTTDPTGEKALAAADALRKNLRLLYKNGRISKADGLEQVDLLKHKLRQALHKPELLKELHRG, from the coding sequence ATGTTTCCATTCGTGGTGTTGCTGACCATCTGCGGCGTGCTCGTCCCCGACGCGGCCCACGCCTGGGGCGGCGGAATCCATCTCCAGGCGGGCCTGAGCGTGCTGTCCGCCCTCGACACCCTGCCCCCCGCCATTGGGGCGGTTCTGGGGGCATACCCCCGCGACTACCTCTACGGCTGCATCGCGGCCGACATCATCGTGGGGAAGAAATACACCCATTACCTGCTCAACTGCCACCGCTGGCGCATCGGGCAAAAGGTGCTGCAGGCGGCCCGCAGCGACGGCGAAAAGGCCTGCGCCTACGGCTACCTCTCCCACCTGGCGGCGGACGGCATTGCCCACAATTATTTCGTACCCTACAAGATCATGCGCTCATTCGCCTCGGTGACCATGAAGCATACCTACTGGGAGATGCGGTTCGAGACCTTTGCGGACAAGGCGGTGTGGGAGCGGGCGCGGGAAATCTGCCGCTCCGATCAGCACGCCAACGACGCCATGCTGCGCAGCGTTCTGACCAACACCCTCTTCTCCTTCGGCACCAACAAGCGCATCTTCAACTCCATCATGCTCCTGTCGCGCCTGGAAAAATGGCAGAAGGTCATGCGGACCCTGTCGGACAACTCCCGCTATACCCTGGCGGAGAGCGATCGGGATGAATACATGACCCTGACCGAGGAGGCGGTCTTTGATTTTCTCCGCCATCCCGAAGAATCGGAATGCCTGACGACGGACCCGACGGGGGAAAAAGCGCTGGCTGCCGCGGATGCCCTGCGGAAGAACCTGCGGCTCCTCTATAAAAACGGGCGGATCTCCAAGGCCGATGGCCTGGAGCAGGTGGATCTGCTGAAGCACAAACTGCGGCAGGCGCTGCACAAGCCGGAACTGCTGAAGGAATTGCACCGGGGGTGA
- a CDS encoding uracil-DNA glycosylase — MAQSFKAVAASSLREYLLTIQESGLDGLPVAAPPATMAQAATGQQTAVVETGEPPHDRKHESLEKIRKSLGDCQRCKLAKGRRNLVFGVGNPQARLVFVGEGPGGDEDRQGEPFVGEAGQVLNRIITAMGLEREDVYICNVVKCRPPDNRDPETDEIAACAPFLLRQLQAVQPEVIVALGRFATQTLLGTKEAISKLRGKFRDYHGVPVMPTYHPSYLLRHRGDSGPFWEVWEDMTQVLRLLKLPVPEKSRKR, encoded by the coding sequence ATGGCTCAATCGTTCAAGGCCGTGGCGGCATCGTCACTGCGGGAATACCTGTTGACCATTCAGGAAAGCGGCCTGGACGGTCTCCCCGTCGCCGCGCCTCCGGCAACGATGGCGCAAGCGGCAACGGGGCAACAAACGGCAGTGGTGGAAACCGGAGAGCCGCCCCACGACCGGAAGCATGAATCCCTGGAAAAGATACGGAAAAGCCTGGGTGACTGCCAACGCTGCAAACTGGCGAAGGGGAGGCGGAATCTGGTGTTTGGCGTGGGCAACCCCCAGGCGCGGCTGGTGTTTGTGGGAGAGGGGCCGGGGGGGGACGAGGACCGGCAGGGGGAGCCGTTCGTGGGGGAGGCCGGGCAGGTCCTGAACCGCATCATCACCGCCATGGGGCTCGAGCGGGAGGACGTGTATATCTGCAACGTCGTCAAGTGCCGTCCGCCCGACAACCGGGACCCGGAGACGGACGAGATCGCCGCCTGTGCCCCGTTCCTGCTGCGGCAGTTGCAAGCGGTCCAGCCCGAGGTTATCGTGGCGCTGGGCAGGTTCGCCACCCAGACCCTGCTGGGCACCAAGGAGGCGATCTCGAAGCTGCGCGGCAAGTTCCGCGATTATCACGGCGTGCCGGTCATGCCGACCTATCACCCCTCGTACCTGCTGCGCCACCGGGGCGATTCGGGGCCTTTCTGGGAGGTCTGGGAGGATATGACCCAGGTGCTGCGGCTCCTGAAGCTGCCGGTGCCCGAGAAATCGCGAAAGAGGTAG
- a CDS encoding NlpC/P60 family protein produces MMRPLPVILVMLLGWSGTAGAAPYGVARSAAPVLNSPAFSRIFGGADGRSLKTDRCGQVREMEFIALPGTVFRVRETLPGAGGAVYRVETDDYPAPAGVSLYVDSRFIELRDAQPPARSRILPPRERVIAALREAVGSPYVWGGNLREGALALFGTLYPAEASWDDRGKRRIALAGLDCSGLLYQATNGWTPRNTSQLVAYGTGVAVEGKSAREIAERLQPLDLLVWNGHVIIVLDRDTTIESRLECGRPGNGGVVRTPLRQRLAEIMRTRRPLDTWPAPGKRQGVFVVRRWYGL; encoded by the coding sequence ATGATGCGGCCCCTTCCCGTCATCCTGGTGATGCTTCTCGGCTGGAGCGGTACCGCCGGGGCCGCTCCCTACGGCGTGGCCCGGAGTGCGGCGCCGGTGCTGAACAGCCCGGCCTTCAGCCGCATCTTTGGAGGAGCGGACGGCCGGTCCCTGAAGACCGACCGCTGCGGCCAGGTGCGGGAGATGGAGTTCATCGCCCTGCCGGGGACCGTCTTCAGGGTGCGGGAAACGCTTCCGGGGGCCGGGGGAGCCGTCTATCGGGTGGAGACCGACGATTATCCCGCCCCGGCCGGTGTCTCGCTCTATGTGGACAGCCGCTTCATCGAACTCCGCGACGCACAGCCCCCGGCACGCTCCCGAATCCTGCCGCCCCGGGAACGGGTCATCGCCGCGCTCCGGGAGGCCGTCGGCAGCCCCTACGTGTGGGGCGGCAACCTGCGGGAGGGGGCACTCGCCCTGTTCGGGACACTCTACCCTGCCGAGGCGTCGTGGGACGACAGGGGCAAACGTCGCATCGCCCTGGCCGGCCTGGACTGTTCCGGGCTGCTCTACCAAGCCACCAACGGGTGGACGCCCCGCAACACATCCCAGTTGGTTGCCTACGGCACCGGGGTGGCCGTGGAGGGGAAAAGCGCCCGGGAGATCGCGGAGCGGTTGCAACCGCTCGATCTGCTCGTCTGGAACGGCCATGTGATCATCGTCCTGGACCGGGATACGACCATCGAAAGCCGCCTGGAGTGCGGCAGGCCCGGCAATGGGGGGGTGGTGAGGACACCGTTGCGCCAACGGCTGGCGGAGATCATGCGGACCCGCCGGCCCCTGGATACGTGGCCGGCACCGGGGAAACGGCAGGGGGTCTTTGTGGTCAGAAGGTGGTACGGCCTCTAG
- a CDS encoding CheR family methyltransferase has product MGVSIFPALPEISDEELATIGAILQRWRGFSLAVYKDTCMKRRVAIRIRSTRSSDAAAYCDLLSRSGQELDLLQKSLTIHVSQFFRNHSVFEKLRMEVIPELFASRTDRRDEPLRFWCLGCAGGEEPYSLAIMLREFFGREIRHERVSLLATDIDDKTLQAARAAEYDEGRFKEMPVELRERYFRQDGRLFRLVPEIRDMVVFQRGDICNPEEYVPSDLVCCRNTLIYFARPEQERILNRIADILRPGGILVLGKSEVLVGSSRGRFAPVCRTERIYRRIS; this is encoded by the coding sequence TTGGGCGTAAGTATCTTTCCGGCGCTCCCGGAGATAAGCGACGAGGAACTCGCGACGATCGGCGCGATTCTGCAGAGGTGGCGCGGGTTCAGCCTGGCCGTCTATAAGGACACCTGCATGAAGCGGCGGGTGGCCATCAGGATCCGTTCGACACGCAGCAGCGATGCCGCCGCCTATTGCGACCTGCTGAGCCGGAGCGGCCAGGAGCTTGACCTGCTCCAGAAATCGCTTACCATCCATGTCAGCCAGTTTTTTCGCAACCACTCCGTGTTTGAAAAACTGCGCATGGAGGTCATCCCGGAGCTCTTCGCCTCCCGGACGGACCGCCGGGACGAACCGCTCCGGTTCTGGTGTCTCGGCTGCGCCGGCGGGGAAGAACCGTACAGCCTGGCGATCATGCTGCGGGAGTTTTTCGGCCGGGAGATCCGTCATGAGCGGGTGTCCCTGCTGGCTACCGACATTGACGACAAAACGCTCCAGGCCGCCCGGGCGGCCGAATATGACGAGGGGCGGTTCAAGGAGATGCCGGTCGAACTGCGGGAACGCTATTTTCGCCAGGACGGGCGGTTATTCCGCTTGGTTCCCGAGATCCGGGATATGGTGGTTTTTCAGCGGGGCGACATCTGCAACCCGGAAGAGTACGTACCCAGCGACCTGGTTTGTTGCCGTAATACCCTGATCTATTTCGCGCGGCCCGAACAGGAGAGGATCCTCAACAGGATCGCGGATATCCTCAGGCCGGGTGGTATACTTGTGCTGGGCAAATCCGAGGTGCTGGTCGGCAGTTCGCGCGGCCGTTTCGCGCCGGTTTGCCGCACCGAACGCATTTATCGGCGGATATCATGA
- a CDS encoding methyl-accepting chemotaxis protein — translation MRIPIGYKFILGFIVVVAAVAFSPRLVALFGYSPEISGILGYAMALTLGLILGWLFSKGFTANISRLTEAAESISRGDLTRAVDMPPTRIPDETHELADLINLMLQNLRDLVGHIKKASGKLTNSAREINSNALEISASTEEVAQAIEQISRGAETQAEMVEKTSKTIREMAVSIELVASRAKETAKAARETSLTAQHGGTLATDSLERMKDFFDCQEQIGRQFDVFSSKLQKVGRIADFIADVARQTNLLALNASIEAARAGEYGKGFAVVADEVRKLADGSAQSAADINEMIESLREESHRVHEIIQESSRTIREGKKNIDVTATAFQEILTTVLETERRANSIADLSQMQMDGSGKMVKSVDEIAKVADDNAAATEQVSAATEEQLAAMQDMALATNELAKLAEGLLAVVERFKVDRDEPDQA, via the coding sequence ATGCGGATTCCCATAGGCTATAAATTCATCCTCGGGTTCATCGTGGTCGTGGCGGCGGTGGCTTTCAGCCCCCGGCTGGTCGCCTTATTCGGCTATTCTCCGGAGATATCCGGCATCCTGGGGTATGCCATGGCGCTGACCCTGGGGCTCATCCTGGGGTGGCTCTTTTCCAAGGGGTTTACGGCCAACATCAGCCGCCTGACCGAAGCGGCCGAATCCATCAGCAGGGGCGACCTGACCCGGGCGGTGGACATGCCCCCCACCCGGATACCTGACGAAACCCATGAGCTGGCCGACCTGATCAACCTGATGCTCCAGAATCTGCGCGATCTGGTGGGGCACATCAAAAAGGCTTCGGGCAAACTCACCAATTCCGCCCGGGAGATCAACTCCAACGCCCTGGAGATCAGCGCCTCCACCGAAGAGGTCGCCCAGGCCATCGAACAGATTTCCCGCGGCGCCGAAACCCAGGCCGAGATGGTGGAAAAGACCTCCAAGACCATTCGCGAGATGGCCGTTTCCATCGAACTGGTCGCCTCCCGCGCCAAGGAAACCGCCAAGGCGGCCCGGGAGACGAGCCTCACCGCCCAGCACGGCGGCACCCTGGCCACCGATTCCCTGGAGCGGATGAAGGATTTTTTCGACTGCCAGGAACAGATCGGCCGACAGTTCGACGTTTTCAGTTCCAAGCTGCAGAAGGTCGGCAGGATCGCCGATTTCATCGCCGACGTGGCCCGTCAGACCAATCTTCTGGCCCTGAACGCCTCCATCGAGGCGGCCCGGGCCGGGGAATACGGCAAAGGCTTTGCCGTGGTGGCGGATGAGGTGCGCAAGCTTGCCGATGGCTCGGCCCAGTCGGCGGCGGATATCAACGAGATGATCGAAAGCCTGCGGGAAGAGAGCCATCGGGTGCACGAGATCATCCAGGAAAGCTCCCGCACCATCAGGGAGGGGAAGAAAAACATCGACGTGACCGCCACGGCCTTTCAGGAAATCCTCACGACCGTCCTGGAAACCGAACGCAGGGCCAACAGCATCGCCGATCTTTCCCAGATGCAGATGGACGGCTCGGGCAAGATGGTCAAGTCGGTGGACGAGATCGCCAAGGTGGCCGACGATAATGCTGCCGCCACCGAGCAGGTCTCGGCCGCCACCGAAGAACAGTTGGCCGCCATGCAGGATATGGCGCTGGCCACCAATGAGTTGGCAAAACTGGCGGAAGGGCTGCTGGCGGTGGTGGAACGCTTCAAGGTCGACCGCGACGAACCGGATCAGGCGTGA
- a CDS encoding chemotaxis protein CheW, whose product MTRHQHGYLLFTLQGRRFAVNLLQVAEVDEPPLTWPLPGADPCYVGAMNFHDTIVAVMDLAAFLGLPSCHDLEKVVVADPRIAALAFLVERVIRIAPPEQATLGEAPDDPCVSALLHLPEGECVLLDVAAIAQRAAETINP is encoded by the coding sequence GTGACCCGGCACCAGCACGGATACCTCCTTTTTACCCTGCAGGGGCGGCGGTTTGCCGTCAACCTGCTGCAGGTGGCCGAGGTCGACGAACCACCGCTCACCTGGCCCCTGCCCGGCGCGGATCCTTGTTATGTCGGTGCAATGAATTTCCACGACACCATAGTTGCGGTCATGGATCTGGCCGCCTTCCTGGGGCTGCCCAGTTGCCACGACCTGGAAAAGGTCGTCGTGGCCGACCCCCGCATCGCCGCACTGGCCTTTCTGGTTGAGCGGGTCATCAGGATTGCACCGCCGGAGCAGGCCACCCTGGGGGAAGCCCCGGACGATCCCTGCGTTTCCGCCCTGCTTCATCTGCCGGAAGGCGAATGCGTCCTGCTTGACGTGGCCGCTATTGCGCAGCGGGCGGCAGAAACCATAAATCCATAA
- the dnaB gene encoding replicative DNA helicase — protein MTDDSRKLPPQSLEAEMSILGGVLIDNDAINRALEVIGPDDFYRESHRKIFRAMIRLSDQREPCDLITMTDMLRKEGELEEVGGAAYLATLVDYVPTAANVSYYCKLVKEKSINRKLISVATEIATRGYDGQTDVNELLDLAQKDLYEISENKLRPQYVPVQEIIKDTFKILQTLHDRKEHVTGVPTGYTELDNMTAGFQPGDLIIVAARPSMGKTTLALNIAQYASAEAKKKVASVIFSLEMGKEQLVMRFFASIARVDSGKMRTGHFQDSDWPRLQRAASILYDSKIFIDDTPAISVLELRSKARRLKREHDIGLIIIDYLQLMRGGANTESRQQEISDISRSLKALAKELNVPVVALSQLNRSLESRGDKRPMMSDLRESGAIEQDADVIMFVYRESVYCEHCRKRDGSCTQNHERNAEVIIGKQRNGAIGTVELVFLGEHTRFENKSDRPDA, from the coding sequence ATGACAGACGATTCACGCAAACTCCCCCCCCAGAGCCTGGAAGCGGAGATGTCCATCCTGGGGGGGGTCCTGATCGACAACGACGCCATCAACCGCGCGCTGGAGGTCATCGGGCCGGACGATTTCTACCGCGAAAGCCATCGCAAGATCTTCCGGGCCATGATCCGCCTCTCCGATCAGCGCGAGCCGTGCGACCTGATCACCATGACCGACATGCTCAGGAAAGAGGGCGAACTGGAGGAGGTGGGGGGGGCGGCCTACCTGGCGACCCTGGTGGACTATGTCCCCACGGCGGCCAATGTCAGCTATTACTGCAAGCTGGTGAAGGAAAAGTCCATCAACCGCAAGCTGATCTCCGTGGCCACCGAGATCGCCACCCGCGGCTACGACGGGCAAACGGACGTCAACGAGCTTCTGGACCTGGCGCAGAAGGACCTGTACGAGATCTCCGAGAACAAGCTGCGGCCCCAGTACGTGCCGGTGCAGGAGATCATCAAGGACACCTTCAAGATCCTCCAGACCCTGCACGACCGCAAGGAACACGTCACCGGCGTCCCCACCGGCTACACGGAACTGGACAACATGACCGCCGGCTTCCAGCCGGGCGACCTGATCATCGTTGCCGCCCGCCCCTCCATGGGCAAGACCACCCTGGCGCTCAACATCGCCCAATACGCCAGCGCCGAGGCCAAGAAAAAGGTCGCCTCGGTGATCTTCTCCCTGGAGATGGGCAAGGAGCAGTTGGTGATGCGTTTCTTCGCCTCCATCGCCCGGGTCGATTCCGGCAAGATGCGTACCGGCCACTTCCAGGATTCGGATTGGCCCCGGCTGCAACGGGCCGCCAGCATCCTCTACGACTCCAAGATCTTCATCGACGACACGCCGGCCATCAGCGTCCTGGAGTTGCGCTCCAAGGCGCGGCGCCTGAAGCGCGAGCACGACATCGGGCTGATCATCATCGACTACCTGCAACTCATGCGGGGCGGCGCCAATACCGAATCGCGCCAGCAGGAGATTTCGGACATCTCCCGTTCGCTCAAGGCCCTGGCCAAGGAGTTGAACGTGCCGGTGGTGGCCCTCTCCCAGCTCAACCGCAGCCTGGAGAGCCGTGGCGACAAACGCCCCATGATGAGCGACCTGCGCGAATCGGGCGCCATCGAGCAGGACGCCGACGTCATCATGTTCGTCTACCGCGAATCGGTCTATTGCGAGCACTGCCGCAAGCGGGACGGCTCCTGTACCCAGAACCATGAAAGGAATGCGGAGGTCATCATCGGCAAGCAGCGTAACGGCGCCATCGGTACGGTGGAACTGGTGTTCCTCGGCGAGCATACCCGTTTTGAGAACAAAAGCGACCGGCCCGATGCGTGA
- a CDS encoding pilus assembly protein PilB yields MAELVKKGSLGHILSSSQIITESDIVNALEEQKRFGIRFGEALVNLGVVTQEDIDWALSNQLDLPYIRLKKEMIDPEAIALVPADVARTYNLIPLICTGGELNVAVADPLNRAAVEAVEAHTGLRVNLSVALIREIRQMVDAWYGPVGQERLGFSSTAFSDKALEAINDDIGGDTLLNYLMVFIIQNRLSSLSLQPLGDEVAITGKRGGITRPIGTLAPNYYPDVILRLHRSAAIGPLAERSAIGLLPFTYQSRPVTFQVVVMQGQGGDYVTLRTHVSATVPPRVAELHLPVAQEAAFNRMARAHRGITFFASRNSQERCRFMDLMLEEADTAGKNVIILGEGPGRMNKRFPRIPLPRSEADRARLIMDALDHDPDVLVIEDATEGMPFTAACRAAMRGKLVLAGLEIRGTRNVLRHLLLYQQKNYFLSGFVNGLVSFKGIQILCPACRTAYVPPQEEQAVMHLDQPPAGFYRTSGCDECGHSGFSTRRFLVDALVFDDEFLRVFTQSSDVTALDNYLRQVEYHGSDQEGLRLLMEGKVSPEEYIASVVL; encoded by the coding sequence ATGGCAGAGTTAGTGAAAAAAGGGTCCCTGGGCCATATCCTCTCGTCTTCACAGATCATCACCGAGTCGGATATCGTCAACGCCCTGGAAGAACAGAAACGTTTCGGCATCCGTTTCGGCGAGGCGCTGGTCAACCTGGGGGTCGTCACCCAGGAGGATATCGACTGGGCGCTCTCCAATCAGTTGGACCTTCCCTACATCCGACTGAAGAAGGAGATGATCGACCCGGAAGCCATTGCCCTTGTGCCGGCCGACGTGGCCCGGACCTATAACCTCATCCCCCTGATCTGCACCGGCGGCGAACTGAACGTTGCCGTTGCCGATCCGCTCAACCGGGCGGCGGTCGAAGCGGTCGAGGCCCACACCGGTCTGCGGGTCAACCTGTCCGTGGCGCTGATCCGGGAGATACGCCAGATGGTCGACGCGTGGTACGGCCCGGTCGGCCAGGAGCGTCTGGGCTTCAGTTCCACCGCCTTTTCCGACAAGGCCCTCGAGGCCATCAACGACGATATCGGCGGCGACACGCTGCTCAACTATCTGATGGTGTTCATCATCCAGAATCGTCTCTCGTCCCTCTCCCTGCAACCCCTCGGCGACGAGGTGGCCATCACCGGGAAGCGGGGGGGGATCACCCGTCCCATCGGCACCCTGGCCCCCAATTACTACCCCGACGTCATCCTCCGGTTGCACAGGAGCGCTGCGATCGGTCCCCTGGCCGAACGGAGCGCCATCGGCCTGCTCCCCTTTACCTACCAATCCCGTCCGGTGACCTTCCAGGTCGTGGTCATGCAGGGCCAAGGGGGCGACTACGTCACCCTGCGGACCCATGTCAGCGCCACCGTTCCTCCCCGGGTAGCCGAGCTGCACCTGCCGGTGGCCCAGGAGGCCGCCTTCAACCGGATGGCCCGGGCGCATCGGGGCATTACCTTTTTCGCCTCGCGCAACAGCCAGGAACGGTGCCGTTTCATGGATCTCATGCTGGAGGAGGCCGATACCGCCGGAAAGAACGTCATCATCCTGGGAGAAGGGCCGGGGCGGATGAACAAGCGGTTTCCGCGCATCCCCCTGCCCCGTTCCGAGGCGGACCGGGCCCGGCTGATCATGGACGCCCTGGACCATGACCCGGATGTGCTGGTGATCGAGGACGCCACCGAGGGGATGCCCTTCACCGCAGCCTGCCGCGCCGCCATGCGCGGCAAACTGGTGCTCGCCGGCCTGGAGATACGCGGCACCCGTAATGTCCTGCGGCACCTCCTGCTCTACCAACAGAAAAACTACTTCCTGTCGGGGTTCGTCAACGGTCTGGTCTCCTTCAAGGGGATCCAAATTCTCTGCCCCGCGTGCCGGACCGCCTACGTCCCGCCGCAGGAGGAGCAGGCCGTCATGCATCTGGACCAGCCCCCGGCCGGTTTCTACCGCACCAGCGGCTGCGACGAGTGCGGCCACAGCGGATTCAGCACGCGGCGTTTCCTGGTGGACGCGCTGGTATTCGACGACGAATTCCTGCGGGTCTTCACACAGTCATCGGATGTGACGGCCCTGGACAATTACCTGCGCCAGGTGGAGTATCACGGTAGCGACCAGGAAGGGTTGCGGCTTTTGATGGAGGGGAAGGTGTCGCCGGAGGAGTACATAGCCTCGGTGGTACTGTAA
- a CDS encoding type IV pilus twitching motility protein PilT, whose translation MAKIDALFRMMREQGASDLHLSTGNPPIFRLNGEMVRLNFKSLAHEELREVLFEILDEKQRAQFEATKDLDFAYSVPDLARFRGNIFMQHRGIAGVFRIIPTKILSADDLHLPEGVRRMTNFKKGLVLVTGPTGSGKSTTLAAMIDLINSTRKEHILTLEDPLEFIHENKQSLLNQRQIGEHTESFASALRAALREDPDIILVGEMRDLTTISLAMSAAETGHLVFGTLHTNTAAKTVDRIIDVFPTDQQEQVRAMLSESLKGVVCQQLLKTADGKGRTAALEIMIGTPAIGNLIREGKTFQIPSIIQTAKRDGMQLMDQHLLDLLKTKQINPEEAYRCSIDKKQFEQYLPAQQGGAPGMPGH comes from the coding sequence ATGGCTAAGATCGATGCGCTTTTCAGGATGATGAGGGAGCAGGGGGCGTCGGACCTGCATCTCTCCACCGGGAATCCGCCTATTTTCCGTCTGAACGGCGAGATGGTGCGGCTTAACTTCAAAAGCCTGGCACATGAAGAACTCCGGGAGGTCCTGTTCGAGATCCTGGACGAAAAACAGCGCGCCCAGTTCGAGGCCACCAAGGACCTGGACTTTGCCTACTCCGTGCCCGACCTGGCCCGGTTCCGCGGCAACATCTTCATGCAGCACCGCGGCATCGCCGGCGTGTTTCGCATCATTCCCACCAAGATTCTCTCGGCCGACGACCTCCATCTGCCGGAGGGGGTGCGGCGCATGACCAACTTCAAGAAGGGGCTGGTGCTGGTGACCGGGCCGACCGGTTCGGGAAAGTCCACCACCCTGGCGGCCATGATCGACCTGATCAATTCCACCCGCAAGGAACACATCCTGACCCTTGAGGACCCGTTGGAGTTCATCCACGAGAACAAACAGTCCCTCCTGAACCAGCGCCAGATCGGCGAGCATACGGAAAGCTTCGCCTCGGCCCTGCGCGCGGCCCTGCGCGAAGACCCGGACATCATCCTGGTGGGGGAGATGCGCGACCTGACCACCATCTCCCTGGCCATGAGCGCCGCCGAAACCGGGCATCTGGTCTTCGGCACCCTGCACACCAACACCGCGGCCAAGACCGTGGACCGTATCATCGACGTCTTCCCCACCGACCAGCAGGAACAGGTGCGCGCCATGCTGTCCGAATCCCTCAAGGGGGTGGTCTGCCAGCAACTGCTCAAGACCGCCGACGGCAAGGGGCGCACCGCGGCCCTGGAGATCATGATCGGCACGCCGGCCATCGGCAACCTGATCCGGGAGGGGAAAACCTTTCAGATCCCTTCCATCATCCAGACCGCCAAGAGGGATGGCATGCAGCTCATGGACCAGCACCTGCTGGACCTGCTCAAAACCAAGCAAATCAACCCGGAAGAGGCCTACCGCTGTTCCATCGACAAGAAACAGTTCGAACAGTACCTCCCTGCCCAGCAGGGGGGGGCGCCGGGGATGCCGGGGCATTGA